Proteins encoded by one window of Panicum virgatum strain AP13 chromosome 7N, P.virgatum_v5, whole genome shotgun sequence:
- the LOC120682092 gene encoding WD repeat-containing protein 44-like gives MPEAAARPPGPDPAAEDAGQEEFYESLDRILSSSCSSTSASDDDADHRRRRRSHRHLQPPPSPAPASAYDVWISEPTSVEERRRLLLQRLGLSSDPTQPPSPRREPRSPSPPPSPPASPPPRPEEPRSGGLGKPPLARNPSSSGGEQCRIRNLDDGTEFEVGEVHEEVVREVGTGRQLTLEEFELCVGRSPIVHELMKRTTTAASASASDHAAPASRPRRKPGGGWLRGIRQLAGSVAYGRRSTEEGDKDKEREARRLSSATDDSLDGTGSRNAGRVRVRQYGKACKELTGLFMTQELAAHSGSVWCINFSLDGRYLATAGEDRVIHVWEVSEGDRKGELLGEASATKENGGGCSPFLAVVGNDSPEIAALSLTCADGGYVEKKRRPRKQSNRKSVGSDHLVVPECVFGFRDKPVCSLLGHAADVLDLSWSKSQYLISSSMDKTVKLWDITTSTCLKTFSHTDYVTCIQFNPVDDNFFISGSLDEKVRIWNVRDRKIEDWNDLHEMVTAACYSPDGQVALVGSHKGSCHIFDTSEKKLQYKSHIDLRIRKKKSGQKKITGFQFAPGSSLEVLITSADSRIRVVNGDELVHKFKGFRNTSSQISASVAPNGKYVICASEDSHVYVWRHDNSSHPSRSRSTVDVTNSYEHFHCHGVTVAITWPGAEARGSFGSRSSRHSDSDGAGNSGRDVPVENTEPNSDSANNRGNESPVCEGAASRSASKHPGHGASTSWPDEKLPSAKSSPDHCSSDLCIGAMDVQRRSAWGLVIVTAGRGGEIRVFQNFGFPVQV, from the exons atgccggaggcggcggcgcgcccgccggGCCCGGATCCGGCGGCCGAGGACGCGGGGCAGGAGGAGTTCTACGAGTCGCTGGATcggatcctctcctcctcctgctcctccacctccgcctccgacgacgacgccgaccaccgccgccgcaggcgctCCCACCGCCACCTGCAGCCCCCGCCCTCGCCCGCGCCCGCCTCCGCGTACGACGTCTGGATCTCCGAGCCCACCTCCGtcgaggagcgccgccgcctcctgctccagcGCCTCGGCCTCTCCTCCGATCCGACGcagcctccctcgccgcgccgcgagCCTCGTTCACCATCCCCTCCGCCGTCTCCCCCGGCctcgcctccgccccgcccgGAGGAGCCCAGATCCGGGGGCCTCGGGAAGCCGCCGCTGGCGCGGAACCCCAGCTCCAGCGGCGGGGAGCAATGCCGGATCCGGAACCTCGACGACGGCACCGAGTTCGAGGTCGGGGAGGTGCACGAGGAGGTGGTCCGGGAGGTGGGCACCGGCCGCCAGCTCACCCTCGAGGAGTTCGAGCTCTGCGTCGGCCGATCCCCGATCGTGCACGAGCTCATGAAGCGGACCACAACCGCCGCGTCCGCGTCCGCCTCCGATCATGCCGCACCCGCATCCAGGCCCCGGAGGAAGCCTGGAGGAGGGTGGCTGCGCGGCATCAGGCAGCTGGCTGGCAGCGTCGCGTACGGCCGCCGCAGCACCGAAGAGGGGGACAAGGACAAGGAGAGGGAAGCGCGGCGCCTGAGCTCCGCCACCGACGACAGCCTTGACGGCACCGGCTCTCGCAATGCTGGAAGGGTCCGGGTGCGCCAGTACGGGAAGGCGTGCAAGGAGCTCACCGGGCTGTTCATGACGCAGGAATTGGCTGCCCACTCGGGCTCTGTGTGGTGCATCAACTTCAGCCTGGATGGACGATACCTTGCAACTGCTGGAGAGGACCGTGTCATCCATGTGTGGGAGGTGTCGGAGGGAGACAGAAAGGGTGAGTTGCTTGGGGAAGCTTCAGCGACAAAGGAGAATGGCGGTGGCTGCAGCCCATTTCTTGCAGTTGTTGGGAATGATTCACCAGAGATCGCTGCATTGTCATTGACCTGTGCTGATGGAGGCTAtgtggagaagaagaggaggccgaggaagcAGAGCAATCGAAAGTCTGTAGGTTCTGATCATCTAGTGGTGCCGGAGTGCGTCTTTGGCTTCAGAGACAAGCCAGTTTGCTCGCTCCTGGGGCATGCTGCTGACGTCCTTGACCTGTCATGGTCCAAATCTCAG TACTTGATCTCATCATCCATGGACAAAACCGTTAAACTTTGGGACATTACTACCAGTACCTGTTTGAAAACATTCTCACATACAGACTACG TAACTTGCATCCAGTTCAATCCTGTAGATGATAACTTCTTCATTAGTGGATCACTGGATGAGAAAGTTCGCATCTGGAATGTCAGAGATCGTAAGATTGAGGATTGGAATGATCTTCATGAGATGGTTACCGCTGCTTGTTATTCCCCTGATGGACAG GTTGCTCTGGTGGGCTCTCACAAGGGAAGCTGTCATATATTCGATACATCTG AGAAGAAGCTTCAGTATAAAAGTCACATAGATTTAAGAATTAGAAAAAAGAAGTCTGGACAGAAGAAGATCACTGGCTTCCAG TTTGCTCCTGGAAGCTCCTTGGAAGTTCTGATTACCTCTGCAGATTCAAGAATACGGGTTGTTAATGGCGATGAGTTGGTTCACAAGTTTAAAG GGTTTCGAAACACAAGTAGCCAAATCTCAGCTTCTGTAGCTCCGAACGGGAAATATGTCATCTGTGCCAGTGAGGATTCTCACGTCTATGTATGGAGACATGACAACAGTTCCCACCCCAGCAGAAGCAGGAGTACAGTTGATGTAACCAACTCCTATGAACATTTCCACTGCCATGGTGTGACCGTGGCTATCACATGGCCCGGTGCCGAAGCCCGAGGCTCGTTTGGATCTCGCAGCAGCAGGCACAGTGATTCAGATGGAGCAGGGAACTCTGGCCGAGACGTCCCTGTAGAGAACACTGAGCCCAATTCTGATTCAGCTAATAACAGAGGCAATGAGAGCCCAGTTTGTGAAGGTGCGGCAAGCAGAAGCGCCAGCAAACATCCAGGTCATGGAGCATCCACATCCTGGCCTGACGAAAAATTACCGTCTGCCAAGAGCAGCCCCGATCACTGCTCCTCTGATCTCTGCATTGGAGCTATGGATGTCCAGCGCCGGTCTGCGTGGGGTTTGGTGATTGTCACGGCCGGACGTGGAGGTGAGATCAGGGTGTTCCAGAATTTTGGCTTCCCAGTTCAAGTGTAA
- the LOC120682093 gene encoding dof zinc finger protein DOF2.2-like, translated as MAPAAAASTLSATSAGAADASKRPPASDAEPTGSPVLRHLQVSHEDGDEAARKAGLGHQQLPRQQQQLECPRCHSTNTKFCYYNNYSTAQPRHFCRACRRYWTHGGTLRDVPVGGASRRAAKRRRVDDAQPSPPQTTARAEDAYRLMQDLSAFPCLSDGSFLPQLDLGAAPAPTFSSWQHSVVPDFYDGLAPWDGGTAGVTGAWDDIAGLELSWPPPGN; from the coding sequence ATGGCGCCCGCAGCTGCAGCTTCGACCCtctccgccacctccgccggcgccgccgatgcTTCCAAGCGTCCGCCCGCTTCCGACGCTGAGCCGACCGGCTCCCCCGTGCTCCGCCACCTGCAGGTCAGCCATGAGGACGGCGACGAGGCCGCGCGCAAGGCTGGCCTGGGCCACCAGCAGCTcccgaggcagcagcagcagctcgagtGCCCGCGCTGCCACTCCACCAACACCAAGTTCTGCTACTACAACAACTACAGCACGGCGCAGCCGCGCCACTTCTGCCGCGCCTGCCGCCGCTACTGGACGCACGGCGGCACGCTGCGGGACGTGCCCGTCGGCGgcgcctcccgccgcgccgccaagcGCCGCAGGGTCGACGACGCccagccctcgccgccgcagacCACGGCGCGCGCGGAGGACGCCTACCGCCTCATGCAGGACCTCTCGGCCTTCCCGTGCCTCAGCGACGGCAGCTTCCTGCCGCAGCTCGACCTCGGCGCTGCCCCGGCGCCGACGTTCTCGTCGTGGCAGCACTCGGTCGTCCCGGACTTTTACGACGGGCTCGCGCCGTGGGACGGCGGGACGGCTGGCGTGACGGGCGCGTGGGATGACATCGCCGGCCTCGAGCTCAGCTGGCCCCCTCCGGGGAACTGA